In one Colletotrichum destructivum chromosome 2, complete sequence genomic region, the following are encoded:
- a CDS encoding Putative major facilitator superfamily, MFS transporter superfamily, protein MASPDAAPLSMTRPESKDDSKDDEKDLGIEPVTTTEMGHSDEYTEEDYKKLTRKIDRYLIPTMSAWSARRITRIHANANSRFFMYGIQQTDKTSISIQALFGMNTELGLHGQQYQWLTTIFYITYLVGEFPSTWLLQRYNLGRVLTAYMVGWSICLLCISACNNWTQLMALRALQGFFECNISPGFLLITGAWYRTSEHAQRSLFWQSSQGFFTITCNLILYGIARHAVAKGDIAAWRTISLFLGGLTLVGSIFCYFVLGMPQNVPWLTETEKRMAIARVSQNQIGEETANKAWNWDHVRECFKDPQVYFGFFNTFLACIPNGGITTFSSLLYVTFGFDTWQSMLWGLPRNAIYVIVFILVAWYLRKFQNQRMFIMIISCILPFVGMLVMSLMPNTPEHKWLKWGMFDITVVFSLSLFLGWSLITSNIAGTTKRTVVSSMTLIAYCGGNMVGAQVFQTKDAPRYVGGTIACSACFGLQILVIICWRLWYMRENRRRDRALAESDICEEEQKRLGSEMGRRDTTDLKNPYFRYAM, encoded by the exons AGTACACGGAGGAGGATTACAAGAAGTTGACGCGGAAGATTGACCGATATCTCATTCCAACCATGTCAGCTTGGTCTGCTCGACGTATCACCCGTATTCATGCTAATGCCAACAGTAGGTTCTTCATGTATGGCATCCAACAGACCGACAAGACGTCCATTAGTATTCAGGCG CTTTTCGGCATGAACACCGAACTGGGACTACATGGGCAGCAGTACCAGTGGTTGACAACCAT CTTTTACATCACGTACCTTGTCGGCGAGTTTCCGTCGACCTGGCTGCTGCAGCGATATAACCTCGGCCGTGTCCTGACCGCGTACATGGTTGGTTGGT CCATCTGCCTCCTTTGTATCAGCGCTTGCAACAATTGGACGCAGTTGATGGCGCTTCGCGCCCTTCAGGGCTTCTTCGAATGCAACATCTCTCCTGGCTTCCTCCTGATTACTGGCGCATGGTACCGCACGTCTGAACACGCCCAGCGCTCCTTGTTCTGGCAATCTTCGCAAGGATTCTTCACAATAACTTGTAACCTGATTTTGTACGGAATTGCCCGACATGCTGTGGCCAAGGGCGACATTGCAGCCTGGCGCACTATTTCCCTCTTCCTTGGAGGGCTCACCCTCGTCGGATCCATCTTTTGTTATTTTGTCCTTGGGATGCCCCAAAATGTCCCGTGGCTGACCGAAACAGAGAAGAGAATGGC AATCGCGCGAGTCAGCCAGAACCAAATTGGAGAGGAAACCGCCAACAAGGCATGGAATTGGGATCACGTCCGGGAGTGCTTCAAGGATCCCCAGGTGTATTTCGGCTTTTTCAATACTTTTCTAGCATGTATACCCAACGG GGGTATTACCACCTTCAGCTCCCTCCTCTACGTCACATTCGGTTTCGACACATGGCAATCTATGCTTTGGGGCCTACCCCGTAATG CTATTTACGTTatcgtcttcatccttgTCGCCTGGTACCTTCGGAAATTCCAAAATCAGCGCATGTTCATCATGATAATTTCATGCATATTACCTTTTGTTGGTATGCTAGTGATGTCTCTGATGCCAAACACACCCGAGCACAAATGGCTCAAATGGGGCATGTTTGACATCACTGTGGTCTTCTCTCTATCCCTGTTCCTCGGATGGAGTTTGA TTACCTCAAATATTGCAgggacgacgaagagaacAGTTGTTTCTTCCATGACACTGATTGCATACTGTGGTGGGAATATGGTCGGTGCTCAGGTTTTCCAAACCAAAGATGCCCCTCGATATGTGGGTGGCACAATCGCGTGCTCTGCCTGCTTCGGTCTTCAAATCCTAGTCATCATCTGCTGGAGGCTTTGGTACATGAGAGAAAATAGACGCCGCGACCGGGCTCTGGCTGAGAGTGACATCTGTGAGGAAGAACAAAAGCGGCTCGGCAGTGAGATGGGAAGGCGGGATACGACAGATTTGAAGAATCCTTACTTCAGGTACGCCATGTGA
- a CDS encoding Putative short-chain dehydrogenase/reductase SDR, NAD(P)-binding domain superfamily, translating to MASLRISELFDVTGRWIAITGGASGIGHMLARGCVVNGANVILIDINERALSDTKTELESLATSSNSDVEVVMFVPLTSAPTLAPVDPAGSIRGDLSSEDMVKDVVETIRSLRTSLDALIHCAAVRYMNDITYTPGDSLSQLEAATLSAPYKGWEHTFRLNVLAPYYLTAGLISLLGSAAAQGDGRGCVILFSSPASVHNHQFVPCYQTSKAAVDHLVRIMAAEFANFYIRINAMSPGIVPSGMTPDDGTSNLRLASETPAKRAGNEEDMVGCALWLMSKAGAFMDGKVVRVEGGRLLILKGVTSNSD from the exons ATGGCGAGTCTACGCATCAGTGAATTGTTTGACGTCACCGGCCGATGGATTGCAATCACTGGTGGAG CCTCTGGCATTGGACACATGCTGGCGCGAGGATGCGTTGTCAATGGGGCCAACGTCATTCTCATAGACATAAATGAGAGGGCGCTTTCGGATACCAAGACGGAACTTGAGAGTTTAGCGACGTCTTCCAACTCGGATGTTGAAGTGGTGATGTTCGTCCCACTCACTAGTGCCCCAACCTTAGCACCCGTTGACCCTGCTGGCAGTATTCGTGGTGACCTTTCCAGCGAAGACATGGTCAAAGATGTGGTTGAGACAATCAGATCCTTGCGAACATCGTTAGATGCATTGATTCACTGCGCCGCTGTTCGATACATGAACGACATTACGTACACGCCAGGCGACAGTCTGAGtcagctcgaggccgcgaCATTATCAGCTCCGTACAAAGGCTGGGAACATACTTTTCGCCTGAATGTCCTTGCCCCATACTATTTGACAGCCGGATTAATCAGTCTCTTGGGCTCGGCAGCCGCAcaaggagacggacgggGCTGCGTCATCTTGTTCAGTAGTCCAGCCAGCGTGCATAACCACCAGTTTGTTCCCTGCTACCAAACATCCAAGGCCGCCGTGGACCACCTTGTCAGAATCATGGCGGCCGAGTTCGCAAACTTCTACA TTCGCATCAATGCCATGTCTCCTGGGATCGTTCCCTCGGGAATGActcccgacgacggcactTCGAACCTCCGCTTAGCAAGTGAAACCCCTGCCAAGAGGGCAGGAAATGAAGAGGACATGGTTGGGTGTGCTCTTTGGTTAATGAGCAAGGCTGGTGCTTTCATGGACGGAAAGGTGGTTCGCGTTGAAGGCGGAAGGTTGCTTATCCTGAAAGGCGTCACTTCTAACTCAGATTAG